A DNA window from Porphyromonadaceae bacterium W3.11 contains the following coding sequences:
- a CDS encoding VTT domain-containing protein produces the protein MLDLLIEYGYIGVFIAAFLAATILPFSSEVVMSGVLLAGADYWTVLIAATIGNVLGGMTCYWLGTLGKQEWIVKYLKMKPEKLDKWVQWLNGKGSWMAFWVFLPGVGDFFAVALGLLRANPWSVLAWMSAGKFLRYLFIGEAFTIIFEAIKSAL, from the coding sequence ATGCTTGACCTTTTGATCGAATATGGCTACATAGGAGTATTTATCGCTGCCTTCTTAGCCGCCACTATATTACCATTCAGCTCGGAAGTGGTTATGAGTGGTGTGTTACTAGCAGGTGCTGATTACTGGACTGTTCTTATTGCAGCAACCATTGGTAACGTACTCGGGGGGATGACATGCTACTGGCTAGGAACTCTAGGCAAGCAAGAATGGATCGTGAAGTACCTCAAAATGAAACCAGAGAAGCTGGATAAGTGGGTGCAGTGGCTGAATGGGAAAGGGTCGTGGATGGCCTTCTGGGTATTCCTACCAGGCGTGGGTGACTTTTTTGCGGTGGCATTAGGGCTGCTCCGAGCCAATCCATGGAGTGTACTTGCATGGATGTCGGCAGGAAAATTTCTCAGGTACCTATTTATCGGAGAAGCTTTTACGATAATCTTTGAAGCTATCAAGTCAGCCTTGTAA
- a CDS encoding porin gives MRFVRLIFLVLSVLFFIPSLIAQEDIKVRYKGANLSIESKKDNFKLEIKNHYYLDAGGFIPVADFNMLRRDDKEIEMNGDVNFYKLQTLFQGKFDQHWGYKFEFDYAKSKLQYLSMELDYYFNKSNFMRVGNMKVPGSMSINHSTSAILQFTKPMGLSLGSGRRMGLAYYHTAPRLYYALGLYTYNMNDLVQNHLHGEPEFAMATRLGYQFIYKDDEKLFAAINGYYYRPQDGLLPLDLKGGIESSLSGQRFVRTIVPESRNLFNIGAEMAYQKGHFLTYAELLGTSVTTDRSDKNPLFLGWSATATYVILGQPRAYKSSNGDFSGSPYTEDDKGLEVGARVSGLSLNSEEFVGGSGVSYSAFVSYWLNRHLTLLAQVSYLDHAADALGGNAYSISDSPFRGADFMAFQLRAAIAF, from the coding sequence ATGAGATTTGTTAGACTTATTTTTCTCGTACTCTCCGTCCTGTTCTTTATCCCGTCGTTGATAGCACAAGAAGATATCAAAGTCAGGTATAAAGGAGCTAATCTATCTATCGAAAGCAAAAAAGATAACTTCAAATTAGAGATAAAGAATCATTATTATCTAGATGCTGGAGGTTTCATCCCCGTAGCAGACTTTAATATGCTTCGGCGAGATGATAAAGAGATTGAAATGAATGGGGATGTTAATTTCTATAAGTTACAGACTCTCTTTCAAGGAAAGTTTGATCAGCATTGGGGCTATAAGTTTGAGTTTGACTATGCTAAAAGCAAGCTTCAGTACTTGAGCATGGAGCTTGATTACTATTTCAATAAAAGTAACTTTATGAGAGTCGGTAATATGAAGGTCCCCGGCTCTATGAGTATTAATCATTCCACCTCAGCAATTCTTCAGTTTACCAAGCCTATGGGGCTTTCTTTAGGATCTGGAAGACGCATGGGGCTTGCTTATTATCACACCGCTCCACGTCTTTACTATGCTCTAGGGCTCTACACTTATAATATGAATGACTTAGTGCAGAATCATCTCCATGGTGAACCTGAGTTCGCGATGGCTACACGCCTGGGCTACCAATTTATTTATAAAGACGATGAAAAGCTTTTTGCGGCTATCAATGGTTATTACTATCGCCCTCAGGATGGATTACTCCCTTTAGACTTAAAGGGTGGTATCGAAAGCAGTCTTTCCGGTCAACGCTTTGTTAGGACTATAGTACCAGAGAGTCGAAATCTCTTTAACATTGGTGCCGAGATGGCTTACCAAAAGGGTCATTTCCTAACCTATGCAGAATTACTAGGGACTAGTGTAACGACAGACCGTAGTGATAAGAATCCATTATTCTTAGGCTGGAGTGCGACAGCTACCTATGTGATCCTAGGGCAGCCCCGAGCCTATAAGTCATCAAATGGCGACTTCTCTGGTAGCCCATATACAGAGGATGATAAGGGCCTTGAAGTAGGGGCCCGTGTAAGTGGACTGTCACTCAATTCAGAGGAGTTCGTCGGTGGGTCTGGTGTCAGCTATTCCGCCTTTGTTAGCTATTGGCTGAATCGTCACCTAACCTTACTCGCTCAGGTTTCGTATCTTGATCATGCTGCTGATGCCCTTGGTGGTAATGCCTATAGTATATCCGATAGCCCATTTAGGGGAGCTGACTTCATGGCATTTCAATTGAGAGCAGCAATAGCATTTTAA
- a CDS encoding bifunctional UDP-sugar hydrolase/5'-nucleotidase yields the protein MKKSFLKWGFAIYSITLVLFYSSCGVSSRHTVAVRDNEPRQLQILAVNDIHAAIEHFPRLAYIADSLRAIYPDMLLVSGGDNQTGNPVNDQYPEKGMPMIWLMNKLGFNLSALGNHEFDVTAEQMIKNFEASDFDYICANAVYKDDTHPLKRNKVFVMPNGLRVAFSSVLYINSSGYPDSHPSNTKGFTFLDAVETAKKEYQALREGNDLFIYLNHYGFNEDIKLANALPTGAADLIIGGHSHTKLDRFHEHNGIRITQAQNKLKYASFITITIYPDRRKEYAYQLIPIPNTGKENPEVRAMVDTLIANSGLDVKIATTERSLKGKEQLGYLMVDAQRTKGEADIAVINPGGVRINFLPKGDVSMMDIYTLDPFGNEIIAYELTGAEIRELILNAVQLDGVSPLIPSGMHVRYQMEKEGDEIVKVKDVELLTVDDKPMDLNKSYKVVINNYMATVYKFPHKEKGKSLYVTTADATIEWLKELGAVPDYSTERRIHIIE from the coding sequence ATGAAGAAGAGTTTTTTGAAATGGGGATTTGCTATTTACTCTATTACGCTTGTCCTCTTTTATTCGAGTTGTGGTGTCTCATCACGTCACACAGTAGCTGTTAGAGATAATGAGCCTCGTCAGTTGCAAATATTAGCAGTAAATGATATACACGCTGCTATTGAACATTTTCCCCGACTTGCCTATATTGCAGATAGCTTAAGGGCTATATATCCAGATATGTTATTGGTATCAGGTGGGGATAATCAGACCGGAAATCCTGTCAATGACCAATACCCTGAGAAAGGGATGCCTATGATATGGTTGATGAACAAGCTAGGGTTCAACCTATCTGCTCTAGGAAATCACGAGTTCGATGTAACTGCGGAGCAGATGATCAAGAACTTTGAAGCTTCTGACTTCGACTATATATGTGCAAATGCGGTGTACAAAGATGACACACACCCCTTAAAGAGAAATAAGGTATTTGTGATGCCGAATGGCTTACGAGTTGCTTTTTCTTCAGTTCTATACATCAATAGTAGTGGTTATCCAGATTCTCACCCTTCGAATACTAAGGGATTTACATTCCTAGATGCTGTGGAAACTGCCAAAAAGGAGTATCAAGCATTACGTGAGGGTAATGATTTATTTATCTATCTTAATCATTATGGCTTCAATGAGGATATAAAGCTCGCTAATGCCTTGCCTACTGGAGCAGCAGATTTGATCATTGGAGGGCACTCTCACACGAAGCTGGATAGGTTCCACGAGCATAATGGTATCCGTATTACTCAAGCTCAAAATAAATTGAAGTACGCTTCATTCATTACCATCACCATTTATCCAGATCGGCGAAAAGAGTATGCGTATCAACTGATCCCTATCCCCAATACTGGCAAAGAAAATCCTGAGGTTCGGGCTATGGTGGATACACTTATTGCTAATTCAGGGCTAGATGTAAAGATTGCTACCACAGAGAGGAGCCTAAAAGGCAAGGAGCAGTTGGGATACCTGATGGTTGATGCACAAAGGACGAAGGGTGAAGCTGATATAGCGGTGATCAATCCTGGGGGTGTGCGTATCAATTTCCTTCCTAAGGGCGATGTTTCGATGATGGATATATATACCCTAGATCCATTTGGAAATGAGATTATAGCCTATGAATTAACTGGTGCAGAGATACGTGAACTCATCCTAAATGCGGTACAGCTAGATGGCGTATCACCCTTGATCCCTTCGGGAATGCATGTAAGATATCAGATGGAAAAAGAGGGAGATGAGATCGTGAAAGTCAAAGATGTAGAGCTACTGACGGTAGATGATAAACCCATGGACCTAAACAAAAGCTATAAGGTGGTAATAAATAACTATATGGCTACTGTATATAAGTTTCCTCATAAAGAAAAAGGTAAAAGCCTGTACGTAACTACTGCAGATGCTACCATAGAATGGCTTAAGGAGTTGGGAGCTGTGCCAGACTATAGTACTGAAAGAAGGATACATATAATTGAGTAA
- the megL gene encoding methionine gamma-lyase: MERQEKERLTSLGFDTLAVHGSAHKNPFGALSTPIYQTSTFVFDSAEQGGRRFALEEDGYIYSRLGNPTCTQVEEKLALLEGAEAAVSTASGIGAITSALWVLVQKGDHIVAQKTLYGCTYAFLSHGLSRYGVDVTFIDMNDEQALRDAIQPNTKVVYFESPANPTMEMVDIEAVSKIAHEQEGITVMVDNTYCTPYICRPLEYGADVVVHSATKYLNGHGDVIAGFVVGSEEYIKEVRLVGIKDLTGASLGPLEAFLINRGMKTLSIRMDRHSENAQKVAEYLMEHDKVVSVEYPGLKNFPQRALAEKQMKLPGGMISFELHGGKEAGKRLLNACKLCSVAVSLGDTETLIQHPASMTHSPYTPEECAAAGISQGLVRLSVGLENVEDIIADLEQALEQA; this comes from the coding sequence ATGGAAAGACAAGAAAAGGAGAGACTAACATCATTGGGATTTGACACATTGGCAGTACATGGAAGTGCACACAAAAATCCCTTCGGAGCACTATCTACACCAATATACCAAACCTCTACGTTTGTTTTTGATAGTGCAGAACAGGGTGGACGCCGTTTTGCACTAGAGGAAGATGGGTATATATACTCAAGACTTGGGAATCCAACCTGCACACAAGTTGAAGAAAAGTTGGCTCTTCTAGAGGGAGCAGAAGCTGCAGTGAGTACTGCATCTGGAATTGGAGCTATTACATCAGCATTATGGGTGTTGGTACAAAAAGGGGATCATATAGTAGCACAAAAGACCCTCTACGGATGTACCTACGCATTCCTTAGCCATGGACTTTCGCGATACGGTGTAGATGTGACCTTTATAGACATGAACGATGAGCAGGCGTTAAGAGATGCCATCCAACCAAATACTAAGGTGGTGTATTTTGAGTCCCCAGCAAACCCTACCATGGAGATGGTGGATATAGAAGCGGTATCAAAGATTGCTCATGAGCAGGAGGGTATTACCGTGATGGTAGATAATACCTACTGTACCCCATACATTTGTCGTCCTCTTGAATATGGTGCAGATGTAGTGGTCCACTCTGCAACAAAATATCTTAATGGTCATGGAGATGTGATAGCAGGGTTCGTTGTCGGATCAGAGGAGTATATCAAAGAAGTACGACTAGTGGGAATCAAAGACCTTACAGGTGCTTCACTCGGACCACTTGAAGCCTTCCTTATTAATCGAGGGATGAAAACCCTCTCTATTCGTATGGATCGCCATTCAGAAAATGCACAAAAGGTAGCTGAATATCTAATGGAGCATGATAAGGTGGTGAGCGTAGAATATCCTGGACTTAAAAATTTCCCACAAAGAGCACTAGCAGAAAAGCAGATGAAGCTACCTGGTGGTATGATTTCATTTGAACTTCATGGGGGAAAAGAAGCAGGTAAGCGACTTTTGAATGCCTGTAAGCTATGTTCGGTAGCTGTTAGCCTTGGTGACACCGAGACCCTTATACAGCACCCAGCTAGTATGACCCACTCACCATATACACCTGAAGAGTGTGCTGCAGCAGGTATATCACAAGGATTAGTTCGCCTTTCCGTAGGTCTTGAGAACGTAGAAGATATCATTGCTGATCTAGAACAAGCACTTGAGCAGGCATAA
- a CDS encoding dihydroorotate dehydrogenase-like protein: MADISTLYAKKLKLQSPFIVASSGLTQKTEKIKEFANAGAGAIILKSIFEEQLEQEINYMSEGSGYPEAMEYLNHYVKSHALQEHIDLIKQCRNEVDVPIIASINCYKADSWLDYAGQLIDAGAAALELNVMNINTDMRQDWGAAEATLTDLVRSVRKQMPNTPITLKLSKYYTNIIRLANDLYSAGADGLVLFNRSYMPDIDIERETIINGAVFSDASDYSNSLRYAALIHGGVRELSLSLSTGARDGKDLIKGILAGADAVQYCTALYKGGSEVIRKANVELNEWMDKKQYHNIGEIKGRLAATRVDHANLYERSQFMKYYAGNNDARPTDVMSASSQNDKSNLPY, encoded by the coding sequence ATGGCAGATATTTCTACGCTTTATGCTAAAAAGCTCAAACTACAAAGCCCTTTTATTGTGGCTAGCTCAGGTCTGACACAAAAAACAGAGAAAATAAAGGAGTTCGCTAATGCTGGAGCAGGTGCGATCATATTGAAATCTATTTTCGAAGAGCAATTAGAGCAAGAAATAAATTATATGAGTGAGGGAAGCGGGTACCCAGAGGCTATGGAGTACCTTAATCACTACGTCAAGAGTCATGCTCTTCAAGAGCATATCGACTTGATTAAGCAGTGTCGTAATGAAGTAGATGTGCCTATTATCGCAAGTATCAATTGCTATAAGGCTGACTCTTGGTTGGACTATGCTGGTCAATTGATTGATGCTGGTGCTGCTGCTCTAGAACTAAATGTCATGAATATCAATACGGATATGAGACAAGATTGGGGAGCCGCTGAGGCTACACTTACTGATCTAGTTCGTTCGGTACGCAAGCAGATGCCCAATACGCCTATCACTCTGAAGCTAAGTAAGTACTATACTAATATCATACGATTGGCAAATGATCTTTATTCTGCTGGTGCTGATGGACTAGTGCTATTCAATCGCTCATATATGCCTGACATTGATATCGAAAGGGAGACTATCATCAATGGTGCTGTCTTTAGTGACGCTTCAGATTATTCAAATAGTCTTCGCTACGCAGCCTTGATACATGGAGGTGTTCGTGAGTTAAGTCTATCCCTATCTACAGGAGCCCGAGACGGAAAGGATTTGATCAAGGGTATTCTAGCTGGTGCTGACGCGGTTCAATATTGTACTGCTCTATATAAGGGAGGATCAGAGGTTATTCGTAAAGCTAATGTAGAGCTTAATGAATGGATGGACAAAAAGCAGTATCATAATATTGGTGAAATAAAGGGACGCCTTGCTGCTACTAGAGTAGATCATGCTAATCTATATGAACGTTCACAATTCATGAAATACTATGCTGGTAATAATGATGCACGTCCTACTGACGTGATGAGTGCTAGCAGTCAGAATGATAAAAGCAACCTACCATACTAA
- a CDS encoding DPP IV N-terminal domain-containing protein: protein MKRFWTTLLLLLPLVGFAQNKKSFTIEELTPGAREYWALTPSIPDDINNLPAPLEMKNGRITFKRSEKSYHEKIADFPSAPKQWTEKILSPNEEYLILLDGKDIALMDKEGNIKSVTSDGCLDIVNGQAAHQREFGISGGVFLSPSGKKFAYYRMDQSMVESYPIVRTTKNNAIHDPIKYPMAGKRSHEVKVNIYDVESASIVTLKTGEPLDRFFTNIAWTPDEKSLFIDEVNRAQNRCELREYSVNDGTLINTLIVEENDKYIEPQTPTYFLKDSSNRFIRVTRRDGYNHLYLYGRDGKLQKQLTKGEWEVLDFLGTDPDSKYAYFISNKDYIMGRDLYRVALKNGKLERLTSGDGTHRIQMSEGFDYAFDTFTNHDTPQVGTLITLGKKVGRQEIYRSADPLKDFVKPEVRLGTLKSPEGYDLYYKMTLPPDLDETKKYPVVLYVYGGPHAQLVTDTWNGLRMGWDTYMAQEGYIVFTIDNRGSANRGMAFESVTHRQLGTVEMEDQMIGIDYLRSLPYIDSDRIGVYGWSFGGFMTTNLMLTHSDTFKVGVAGGPVMDWGYYEIMYGERYMDTPQENPEGYAKNRLTDRAGDLKGRLLLIHGSVDPVVVLQHSFRFLEASVKAGTLPDYMIYPNEEHNVRGQDRVHLHRVICRYFDDHLK, encoded by the coding sequence ATGAAACGTTTTTGGACCACACTACTCCTACTACTTCCTTTAGTAGGTTTTGCTCAGAACAAGAAGTCTTTTACCATAGAAGAGCTAACTCCAGGAGCTCGGGAATATTGGGCTCTCACACCGTCTATACCCGATGACATTAATAATCTCCCTGCACCTCTCGAGATGAAAAATGGACGGATAACATTCAAGAGAAGTGAGAAAAGTTATCACGAAAAGATTGCAGACTTCCCATCTGCTCCAAAGCAGTGGACCGAAAAAATTCTAAGCCCTAATGAGGAGTATCTTATCTTGCTCGACGGCAAAGACATCGCCCTAATGGATAAGGAGGGGAACATAAAATCTGTAACAAGTGATGGTTGTCTAGACATAGTGAATGGTCAGGCTGCCCATCAGAGAGAGTTTGGTATCTCTGGTGGTGTATTCTTATCCCCAAGTGGCAAGAAGTTTGCCTATTACAGGATGGATCAATCCATGGTGGAGTCCTACCCTATCGTAAGAACTACAAAAAACAATGCCATTCATGATCCTATCAAATACCCAATGGCTGGTAAGAGGAGCCACGAAGTTAAAGTAAACATCTATGATGTGGAGAGTGCTAGCATCGTCACCTTGAAGACTGGCGAGCCGCTGGATCGTTTCTTTACCAATATTGCATGGACCCCAGATGAAAAATCTCTATTCATAGACGAAGTGAATAGAGCTCAGAATAGATGCGAATTAAGAGAATATTCTGTAAATGATGGAACCTTGATAAATACACTTATAGTCGAGGAGAATGACAAATATATCGAGCCTCAGACCCCTACTTATTTCTTAAAAGATAGTTCAAATCGCTTCATTCGTGTAACTCGCCGTGATGGATATAACCACTTATACTTATATGGTCGCGATGGAAAGCTTCAGAAGCAATTGACCAAAGGAGAGTGGGAGGTATTGGACTTCTTGGGTACAGATCCAGACTCCAAGTATGCCTACTTTATCTCAAATAAAGATTATATCATGGGGAGAGATCTTTATCGAGTAGCCTTAAAAAATGGAAAGCTAGAAAGATTAACCTCAGGTGATGGCACTCACCGTATCCAGATGTCGGAGGGTTTTGACTATGCGTTTGATACCTTTACTAATCACGATACGCCTCAGGTAGGTACTCTTATAACATTGGGAAAAAAAGTTGGTAGGCAAGAGATTTATCGCTCAGCAGATCCTCTGAAGGACTTCGTGAAGCCAGAAGTAAGGCTAGGAACCCTAAAGAGTCCTGAGGGATACGATCTTTACTACAAGATGACCTTACCCCCAGATCTGGATGAGACAAAAAAGTACCCCGTCGTCCTCTACGTTTATGGTGGACCTCATGCCCAATTAGTTACTGATACATGGAATGGTCTTCGTATGGGCTGGGATACCTATATGGCACAGGAAGGATACATTGTATTCACTATTGATAATAGAGGTTCAGCCAATAGAGGAATGGCATTTGAGAGTGTGACACATCGTCAATTGGGAACTGTAGAAATGGAGGACCAGATGATTGGAATCGATTACCTCCGTTCTCTCCCATACATTGATAGTGACCGTATAGGAGTCTATGGCTGGAGCTTCGGGGGATTCATGACGACAAACTTAATGCTTACACATTCAGATACGTTCAAGGTGGGTGTAGCAGGTGGCCCCGTCATGGATTGGGGATACTACGAGATTATGTATGGAGAGCGTTATATGGACACTCCACAAGAGAACCCAGAGGGCTATGCTAAGAATAGACTGACTGATAGAGCTGGCGATCTCAAAGGGCGATTGCTCTTAATCCACGGAAGTGTGGATCCTGTTGTGGTGCTCCAACACTCGTTCCGCTTCTTAGAAGCATCGGTTAAGGCTGGAACGCTACCCGACTACATGATTTATCCAAATGAAGAACACAATGTTAGAGGACAGGACCGCGTCCATCTGCATCGTGTCATTTGTAGATACTTTGATGATCACCTTAAATAA
- a CDS encoding ABC-F family ATP-binding cassette domain-containing protein, whose protein sequence is MSIFQVDKLAKSFGVLDLFQDLTFYIEKSQKVGLIAPNGAGKSTLLKILVGLESQDSGTITTQRDLRIAYLPQSSDFSKYPNVLAACISGIRPDLQEVILEYEEAVGEGDPDRLTKAISAMDALNGWDIEQELTALLTQLQLDNPLRSTQGLSGGQVKRIALASVLIGKPDLFILDEPTNHLDPNVIEWLEQYLASSNSALLMVTHDRYFLDQVCDTIFELDGGVLYTYEGNYTKYLEKREARIEQMQQEQATLRNLYRTELDWMRRMPQARGTKAKYRKDAFHEIEGKLQTISDHTGPKLESDSVYIGKKIFEAEHIAKSYGELQVIKDFTYSFARRDRVGVVGPNGAGKTTLINLIMGNLEPTSGSIEVGETVKFGYFSQIPPSFPEDKKVLDVVTDIAEHIQGKKGEQVSAMQLLNRFLFPPKRQQDYVAKLSGGERRRLQLCTVLMTSPNFLVLDEPTNDLDIPTLQVLEDYLSDFDGCILVVSHDRYFMDRVADHLFVLDGNGFVRDYPGNYTDYRQTKIREGNARKREESDRKTSDDTVKDSVTTWKQEKKKKGLSFKENKEFEALTAKIPEIQERLDEMEGRMSTGQLSAEDLLSVGDEYAKLKDELDNAEMRWLELSEIAEE, encoded by the coding sequence ATGTCCATTTTTCAGGTAGATAAGCTCGCTAAGAGTTTTGGTGTATTAGACTTATTCCAGGACCTCACCTTCTATATCGAGAAGAGTCAGAAGGTAGGGCTGATAGCCCCCAATGGTGCTGGGAAGAGCACGCTCTTGAAGATTTTAGTAGGTCTAGAGTCTCAGGATAGTGGTACCATTACCACCCAAAGAGACTTACGTATCGCCTACTTGCCACAGAGCTCGGACTTCTCCAAATATCCAAATGTCTTAGCTGCATGTATTAGTGGAATACGTCCTGATTTACAGGAGGTCATACTTGAATATGAAGAAGCGGTCGGAGAGGGGGATCCAGACCGACTTACTAAAGCGATCTCAGCCATGGATGCACTTAATGGATGGGATATTGAGCAAGAGCTTACAGCCTTGCTTACGCAGTTGCAGTTAGACAACCCATTAAGGAGTACTCAGGGACTTTCAGGAGGGCAAGTGAAGCGGATTGCTCTAGCTTCGGTGTTGATAGGTAAGCCAGATCTGTTTATTTTGGATGAGCCTACTAACCACCTTGATCCCAATGTTATAGAATGGCTTGAGCAGTACCTAGCCTCTTCCAATTCAGCCCTGTTAATGGTTACCCATGATAGGTATTTTCTAGATCAAGTGTGTGATACTATTTTTGAGTTAGATGGAGGCGTTTTATATACTTACGAAGGAAATTATACCAAATACCTCGAGAAGCGAGAAGCACGTATTGAGCAGATGCAGCAGGAGCAGGCTACGCTTAGAAATCTTTATCGTACGGAATTAGACTGGATGAGGCGAATGCCACAGGCTCGTGGTACTAAGGCAAAGTATCGTAAGGATGCCTTTCACGAAATCGAAGGAAAGTTACAAACCATCTCCGATCACACTGGACCGAAGCTGGAGAGTGATAGTGTATATATTGGCAAGAAGATATTCGAGGCCGAGCATATCGCGAAGAGCTATGGAGAGCTTCAGGTCATCAAGGACTTTACTTATTCCTTTGCTCGTCGTGATAGGGTGGGCGTCGTAGGGCCTAATGGTGCTGGAAAGACTACTCTGATTAACCTCATCATGGGGAATCTTGAGCCAACTTCTGGGAGTATCGAGGTCGGTGAGACTGTCAAGTTTGGCTATTTCTCACAGATTCCTCCTTCTTTTCCCGAGGATAAAAAGGTTCTGGACGTTGTAACTGACATTGCGGAGCATATTCAGGGTAAGAAAGGCGAGCAAGTAAGTGCAATGCAATTGCTCAATAGGTTCCTTTTTCCTCCTAAGCGGCAGCAGGATTATGTGGCAAAGTTGAGTGGGGGTGAGCGAAGACGGTTACAGCTATGTACTGTGTTGATGACTTCACCTAATTTCCTAGTCTTAGATGAGCCCACAAATGACCTCGACATTCCTACTCTGCAAGTCTTGGAGGACTATCTCAGTGACTTTGATGGCTGCATATTAGTGGTCTCACACGACCGTTACTTTATGGATCGTGTGGCTGATCATCTTTTTGTTCTTGATGGTAATGGCTTTGTTAGGGACTATCCTGGTAACTATACCGACTATCGCCAGACTAAGATAAGAGAGGGAAATGCTAGGAAAAGAGAAGAGTCAGATCGGAAAACAAGCGATGATACGGTCAAGGACTCTGTGACAACATGGAAGCAGGAAAAGAAGAAAAAGGGGCTCTCATTCAAGGAGAACAAAGAGTTTGAAGCCCTGACCGCTAAGATTCCTGAGATTCAAGAGCGTTTGGATGAGATGGAAGGGCGTATGTCTACTGGGCAGCTTTCCGCGGAAGACTTGCTGTCGGTTGGAGATGAATACGCCAAGCTTAAAGACGAGCTAGATAATGCAGAGATGCGTTGGCTGGAACTTTCAGAAATTGCGGAAGAATAA
- the purD gene encoding phosphoribosylamine--glycine ligase produces MNSLVIGSGGREQAIAWKVAQSPLINKVFIAPGNGAQQDKCSNVALHIDNFEEVAHFIKENDIQLVVVGPEQPLVEGIVDYLGGVQGLEKLHIVGPSKAGAMLEGSKDFAKAFMERYDIPTAKYRTFTNETLEEGLKYLETEEKAPYVLKADGLAAGKGVVILDTLEAAQREMREMLGGKFGTAGSSVVVETYLSGIECSVFVLTDGEDYLMLPCAKDYKRIGEGDTGLNTGGMGAVSPVPFANDLFIEKVEECIIKPTIQGIQEEGIDYKGFIFIGLMNVGGDPYVIEYNCRMGDPETEVVMPRIGDDLVPALLALRDQRLKGIKPLNLLKQVATTVVAVSGGYPEGYEKGAIIEGLDEEGQQTHIFHMGTKREGEKILTNGGRVLAVTALGDTLPEALNRSYKRLDLIKYDGITFRKDIGQDLLNL; encoded by the coding sequence ATGAATAGTTTAGTCATTGGTAGTGGGGGTAGAGAGCAAGCCATCGCATGGAAGGTAGCTCAGAGCCCGCTCATCAATAAGGTTTTTATAGCTCCAGGAAATGGTGCCCAACAAGATAAGTGCTCTAATGTGGCACTCCATATAGATAACTTTGAGGAGGTTGCTCACTTTATTAAAGAGAATGACATTCAGCTCGTGGTGGTTGGTCCAGAGCAACCATTAGTAGAGGGAATTGTAGATTATCTAGGTGGCGTACAGGGTCTGGAGAAGCTTCACATCGTAGGCCCTTCTAAAGCGGGAGCTATGCTAGAAGGAAGTAAGGACTTTGCCAAAGCATTCATGGAGCGATACGACATACCAACAGCGAAGTACCGTACCTTTACTAATGAGACTTTAGAGGAAGGTCTTAAGTATCTGGAGACCGAGGAGAAGGCTCCTTATGTTCTTAAGGCTGACGGGCTAGCTGCAGGGAAAGGCGTAGTTATACTCGATACCCTAGAGGCTGCTCAGCGTGAAATGAGAGAGATGCTGGGTGGCAAATTTGGCACAGCAGGCTCTAGCGTCGTTGTAGAGACCTATCTTTCTGGAATTGAGTGCTCTGTTTTTGTCCTAACCGATGGAGAGGACTATCTCATGCTTCCTTGTGCAAAAGATTATAAGAGAATCGGTGAGGGCGATACGGGACTAAATACAGGTGGCATGGGAGCAGTGTCTCCTGTCCCATTCGCAAATGATCTCTTCATCGAAAAGGTAGAGGAGTGCATCATCAAGCCAACCATTCAAGGTATCCAAGAGGAGGGTATTGACTACAAAGGGTTTATCTTCATCGGATTAATGAATGTTGGGGGCGACCCTTATGTCATTGAGTATAACTGTCGCATGGGTGATCCAGAGACAGAGGTTGTTATGCCTAGAATTGGAGATGACCTAGTGCCTGCCTTGCTAGCTCTGAGAGATCAGAGACTTAAGGGCATCAAGCCTCTTAACTTACTGAAGCAGGTCGCCACTACTGTCGTCGCAGTGTCGGGAGGTTATCCCGAAGGCTATGAGAAAGGGGCCATCATTGAAGGCTTAGACGAAGAGGGACAGCAGACTCATATCTTCCATATGGGGACGAAGCGAGAGGGAGAAAAGATTCTCACCAATGGTGGTCGAGTCCTTGCCGTAACAGCATTAGGAGATACCCTTCCTGAAGCCCTTAATCGCTCTTACAAAAGACTAGACCTTATTAAATATGATGGCATTACTTTTCGAAAGGATATAGGACAGGATCTACTGAATCTTTAA